A genomic region of Echeneis naucrates chromosome 24, fEcheNa1.1, whole genome shotgun sequence contains the following coding sequences:
- the srsf5b gene encoding serine and arginine rich splicing factor 5b: MSGCRIFIGRLSPSAREKDVERFFKGYGRIRDIDLKRGFGFVEFDDPRDAEDAVYELDGKELCNERVTIEHARVRLRGGRGRGGGGGGGRFSDRYGRGSQNSRSRNPPPMRTENRLIVENLSSRVSWQDLKDFMRQAGEVTFADAHRPKLNEGVVEFASYSDLKNALEKLSGKEINGRKIKLIEAAKKRSRSRSRSESSSRSRSRSRGRSPSRSPRRSRSPAKAHNRSRSRSGSPAGSTSSPGPKSKEPAKRSSKTSKSATPPSPAPAQRASMSRSRSRSRSRSRSRSRSPSTDSQR, from the exons ATGAGTGGTTGTCGCATTTTCATCGGCCGGCTGAGCCCCTCGGCCAGGGAGAAGGACGTGGAGAGGTTCTTCAAGGGATACGGCCGCATCCGAGACATCGACCTGAAGAGGGGCTTCGGGTTTGTG GAGTTTGATGACCCCAGAGATGCTGAAGATGCAGTGTATGAGCTTGATGGCAAAGAGTTGTGCAATGAAAG GGTAACTATTGAGCACGCCCGTGTTCGTCTGCGAGGCGGCCGTGGCAGAGGTGGTGGCGGTGGAGGAGGACGTTTCTCTGATCGTTATGGCCGAGGATCCCAGAACAGTAGGAG tcgAAATCCTCCTCCAATGCGCACTGAGAACCGCCTGATTGTAGAGAATTTGTCCTCTCGTGTCAGCTGGCAG GACCTGAAAGATTTCATGAGACAAGCTGGAGAAGTCACATTCGCAGATGCACATCGCCCCAAACTCAACGAAGG GGTTGTTGAGTTTGCCTCTTACAGCGATCTGAAAAATGCCCTTGAGAAACTTTCTGGAAAGGAAATCAATGGCAGGAAAATCAAGCTCATAGAGGCAGCCAAGAAGAG gtCGAGAAGTCGATCCAGATCTGAAAGCTCTTCTCGTTCACGCTCTCGTTCTCGCGGTCGCTCTCCATCACGTTCCCCCAGACGCTCCCGCAGCCCCGCCAAGGCCCACAACCGTTCCCGCTCCCGCAGCGGCTCTCCTGCTGGCAGCACCTCCTCCCCAGGTCCCAAGTCAAAGGAGCCCGCCAAGCGTTCCTCTAAGACAAGCAAATCAGCCACCCCGCCCTCCCCTGCGCCTGCTCAGAGAGCCTCCATGTCCCGCTCGCGCTCACGCTCTCGCTCCCGCTCCCGTTCTCGCTCACGTTCTCCTTCTACTGACAGCCAGCGCTAA